Proteins from a genomic interval of Paenibacillus sp. FSL R5-0623:
- a CDS encoding phosphotransferase, whose protein sequence is MNIQDLPIEIKEHIGEVQKITFPKQGHTSTVAILDTFDQKYIIKKTENDLYNEWLSDEYKVLQYLYHTGLPVPKVYSFHTGDTSRWLLMDYIDGISLREFLSKMPDLQSKEKAIFNFGLCLKKIHECSCPVELLNNDSPWLDTMLNKAEYNLSHFAVDGSEELLQQLKEGRPKPIENTFIHGDFTIDNVLVNDCNIVGVIDWAGAAYGDPRYVVALAIRPKHNTFDNERDREIFYNGYGKLRITDEEYNYFEDGIYNFF, encoded by the coding sequence ATGAATATTCAAGATCTCCCAATTGAGATAAAAGAACATATAGGGGAAGTCCAGAAAATCACTTTTCCTAAGCAAGGTCATACTTCTACTGTGGCTATACTGGATACGTTTGATCAAAAGTACATCATCAAGAAGACAGAAAACGATCTTTATAATGAATGGTTATCCGATGAATATAAGGTGCTCCAATACCTTTACCATACGGGACTACCTGTTCCAAAGGTATACTCATTTCATACTGGGGACACATCGAGATGGCTTTTGATGGATTACATTGATGGAATAAGTTTAAGAGAATTTCTCTCTAAGATGCCTGACCTCCAAAGTAAAGAAAAAGCGATTTTTAACTTTGGGCTTTGTTTAAAGAAAATACATGAATGCTCTTGTCCTGTTGAATTATTGAACAATGACAGTCCTTGGTTAGATACAATGCTTAATAAAGCAGAATATAATCTATCTCACTTTGCTGTAGACGGATCAGAAGAACTACTTCAACAGTTGAAAGAAGGAAGACCAAAACCAATAGAGAACACTTTCATTCATGGAGATTTTACTATTGATAATGTACTAGTTAATGATTGTAATATTGTTGGAGTTATTGACTGGGCAGGAGCAGCTTATGGCGATCCAAGATATGTTGTAGCGTTAGCCATTAGACCGAAACATAATACGTTTGATAATGAAAGAGATAGAGAAATCTTTTATAACGGGTATGGAAAGTTAAGAATAACGGATGAAGAATATAATTATTTTGAAGACGGGATATATAACTTCTTTTAG
- a CDS encoding NUDIX hydrolase encodes MSPPKHILSAAAIVINDKNELLLIRGPRRGWEMPGGQVEEGESLSQAAIRETKEESGIDIEIIKFCGIFQNIENSICNTLFLAKPIGGELITSSESLESGFFPIEEAILKVEWKNFRERIEYCLKPEMQPFCIEFSDKNNI; translated from the coding sequence ATGAGCCCTCCAAAACATATCTTATCTGCCGCTGCAATCGTGATAAACGACAAAAATGAATTATTACTTATTAGAGGACCACGAAGAGGATGGGAAATGCCAGGCGGTCAAGTGGAAGAAGGAGAATCTCTAAGTCAAGCTGCGATCAGAGAAACGAAAGAGGAGTCCGGTATCGACATTGAAATCATCAAATTCTGTGGAATATTCCAAAATATCGAGAATTCAATATGTAACACATTATTTCTAGCCAAACCAATAGGAGGAGAATTAATCACATCATCGGAGAGCTTAGAGTCTGGTTTCTTTCCGATCGAAGAAGCCATTTTAAAAGTCGAATGGAAAAACTTCAGAGAAAGAATAGAGTACTGCTTAAAACCTGAGATGCAACCTTTTTGCATTGAGTTCAGTGATAAGAATAATATTTAA
- a CDS encoding AAA family ATPase translates to MRKLPLFIVTGASGTGKTTISSLVRKQLPEFDVFDMDIIDNVDWQIAKENWLRIAYNISLSGRGTVLCGTMVPENIASSDYIDRFDRILYMNLHCDDVTRETRLRARGWDKNLIEDHKNFANWLLQNSKTAFDPPMQTIDTTELAAVGVAEQIKEWVLKNWCEE, encoded by the coding sequence ATGAGGAAATTACCGCTTTTTATAGTGACAGGCGCAAGTGGAACAGGAAAAACAACGATCTCTTCGCTTGTTCGCAAGCAACTTCCCGAATTTGACGTCTTTGATATGGATATCATCGATAACGTGGATTGGCAGATTGCCAAAGAGAATTGGTTGAGGATTGCGTATAACATATCGCTAAGTGGACGAGGGACAGTTTTATGCGGAACGATGGTGCCGGAAAACATTGCATCGTCCGATTACATAGATCGATTTGATCGAATTCTATATATGAATTTGCATTGTGACGATGTTACTCGCGAGACGCGTTTAAGAGCTCGTGGGTGGGACAAGAATCTGATTGAAGATCACAAAAATTTTGCCAACTGGTTACTCCAAAATTCGAAAACTGCATTTGACCCGCCAATGCAAACAATTGATACGACAGAACTTGCAGCAGTGGGAGTAGCTGAACAAATTAAAGAATGGGTTTTAAAGAACTGGTGCGAGGAATGA
- a CDS encoding class I SAM-dependent methyltransferase, translating into MNKYSVYETNSFYWDTKGNDFLRAIVLPHYGAFISEEKHQLFGDVSGLKMLEVGCGNGQSLQYHGDRKAGELWGMDISQKQIEKTQQHLRTYGILATLICSPMEEECGIPTNYFDAVYSIYAIGWTTDLEGTFSRIASYLKKDGIFIFSWSHPIHRSVVEENDRFVFNKPYSDESWYAVSPDFCQGELTLADRQLSTYINALAKAGFVIEQMIEESDEDIMQLHDNSDSLLKRAKMLPVTFVIKARKR; encoded by the coding sequence ATGAACAAGTACAGTGTTTATGAAACAAACAGTTTCTATTGGGATACAAAAGGGAATGACTTTTTGAGAGCAATCGTGCTTCCGCATTATGGAGCATTTATCTCAGAAGAAAAACACCAACTTTTTGGGGATGTCTCAGGATTAAAGATGTTAGAGGTGGGCTGTGGAAATGGTCAATCCTTGCAGTATCATGGGGATCGCAAAGCAGGTGAGCTATGGGGTATGGATATATCCCAGAAACAGATAGAAAAGACACAACAACACTTGAGAACATACGGAATTCTTGCAACATTGATATGTTCACCCATGGAAGAGGAATGTGGGATTCCTACTAATTATTTTGACGCTGTGTATTCGATTTATGCCATAGGTTGGACAACCGATCTTGAAGGTACTTTCAGCCGAATCGCTTCTTATTTAAAGAAAGATGGCATTTTTATTTTCAGCTGGTCTCATCCAATTCATAGAAGTGTCGTTGAAGAAAATGATAGATTTGTCTTCAATAAGCCATATTCTGATGAATCGTGGTATGCGGTATCTCCTGACTTTTGTCAAGGTGAATTAACCTTGGCTGATCGTCAACTATCAACCTATATCAATGCGTTAGCGAAAGCGGGATTTGTCATTGAACAGATGATAGAAGAATCCGATGAGGATATCATGCAATTACATGATAATAGCGATAGCCTCCTTAAAAGAGCGAAGATGTTACCTGTAACCTTTGTGATCAAAGCGAGAAAACGATGA